One window of the Ancylothrix sp. D3o genome contains the following:
- the larC gene encoding nickel pincer cofactor biosynthesis protein LarC produces the protein MTKIAYLDCPTGIAGDMCLGALVGAGVPLDYLTQQLNRLGISHEYHLRAEKVLRNGQEATKVYVDLKAEFAGVAEIDEPVEAPTFDEHSHHHHHEHPDHNHPHSTDVPPEGLYPHTRHLKEIENIIISAKLPPRAEAWSLAVFRKLAAAEGTVHGIPPEKVHFHEVGATDAIVDIVGTCLGLDWLGIDALYCSPLPTGGGTVRAAHGQMPVPTPAVLKLFEMGKMPVYSNGINRELVTPTGAAIVCTLAASFGPSPAMTLQQIGLGAGSRNLPIPNILRLWVGEAAILPSDNSSEIETISVLETQIDDLNPQAIGYLFEQLFEVGALDVFTQPIGMKKSRPGILLTVICHPQKQVACEGVIFRETTTLGIRRLSQERVILAREIVEVNTRYGPVRVKIAKTPDHILKAQPEYEDCAAIAKKHNLPWREVHRLVLEQWYS, from the coding sequence ATGACGAAAATTGCTTATTTAGACTGTCCCACCGGCATTGCAGGTGATATGTGTTTAGGTGCTCTTGTGGGTGCCGGTGTGCCGCTAGATTATCTTACTCAACAGCTTAACCGTCTTGGTATTTCCCATGAATATCACCTGCGTGCGGAAAAGGTGTTGCGTAATGGCCAAGAAGCGACAAAAGTTTATGTGGATTTAAAGGCTGAGTTTGCAGGGGTGGCAGAAATTGATGAGCCGGTTGAAGCACCGACTTTTGATGAACATTCCCACCATCATCATCACGAACACCCCGATCACAATCATCCCCACAGTACAGACGTTCCGCCGGAAGGTCTCTACCCCCACACTCGGCACCTAAAAGAAATTGAAAACATAATTATTTCCGCAAAACTACCCCCTCGTGCTGAGGCTTGGAGTTTGGCAGTATTTCGCAAATTAGCCGCCGCAGAAGGAACTGTACACGGCATCCCCCCAGAAAAAGTACACTTTCACGAAGTGGGTGCAACTGATGCCATTGTCGATATTGTCGGCACTTGTCTGGGTTTAGATTGGTTGGGAATAGATGCTCTGTATTGCTCACCCCTACCCACAGGCGGCGGTACAGTCCGAGCAGCACACGGACAAATGCCCGTTCCTACCCCCGCAGTATTGAAATTGTTTGAGATGGGTAAGATGCCGGTTTATAGTAATGGCATTAACCGAGAATTAGTTACCCCCACCGGCGCGGCGATTGTTTGCACTTTAGCTGCATCTTTTGGCCCCTCACCGGCCATGACATTACAGCAAATTGGTTTAGGGGCCGGTTCCCGCAATCTTCCCATCCCCAATATCTTACGTTTATGGGTAGGAGAAGCCGCCATTTTACCCAGCGATAACTCTTCGGAAATTGAAACAATTTCCGTCCTAGAAACGCAAATTGATGACCTCAATCCGCAAGCAATTGGCTATCTTTTTGAGCAATTATTTGAAGTCGGGGCGTTGGATGTTTTTACGCAACCCATAGGCATGAAAAAATCCCGTCCAGGGATATTATTAACCGTAATTTGCCATCCACAAAAACAAGTAGCTTGTGAGGGGGTGATTTTTCGGGAAACAACCACTTTGGGAATTCGCCGGCTTTCTCAAGAACGAGTGATTTTAGCGCGGGAAATTGTCGAGGTAAATACTCGCTATGGGCCGGTGCGCGTCAAAATAGCCAAAACCCCCGACCACATCCTGAAAGCTCAACCTGAATATGAGGACTGTGCTGCTATTGCTAAAAAGCATAATCTGCCTTGGCGAGAAGTTCACCGGCTAGTTTTAGAACAATGGTACTCCTAG
- the gshA gene encoding glutamate--cysteine ligase has protein sequence MLLSKGFEVEMYTGTPQGQIIGLSDKIVADLDGFVIEPDNRNVEYTTAPFYRYEKLLCALVRPRTQLRHYLKQQGDYTLIPGSTLSLGDSTQFHRSDPQNPYHTYIEQTYGTKVVTASIHINIGISDPETLMRAIRLVRLEAPLYLALSASSPFLDNQATGHHSTRWQMFPKTPTHVPLFENHPHFIRWTQEQLNLGTMQNVRHLWSSVRPNGDNRPYNLNRLELRICDLVTDPIALLAITALLEARIWQTIENPSLDPLNTSQYTPEELIHLTDNNETSAAHQSLDAQLQHWQDGRTITAKDWIEELYEQTRPVAKKRGFSCFLSPIKKILREGNTAQQWLKMYSSQQTCQDIIANSIQTLAEQETELEDKLCQMLVA, from the coding sequence ATGCTCCTCTCCAAAGGCTTTGAAGTCGAAATGTACACCGGCACCCCCCAAGGGCAAATCATCGGACTCTCCGACAAAATCGTAGCAGACCTCGACGGCTTCGTCATCGAGCCCGACAACCGCAACGTCGAATACACCACAGCCCCCTTCTACCGCTACGAAAAACTGCTCTGCGCCCTCGTCCGCCCCAGAACCCAACTCCGCCACTACCTCAAACAACAAGGCGACTACACCCTCATCCCCGGAAGCACCCTCAGCCTCGGCGACAGCACACAATTCCACCGTTCCGATCCTCAAAACCCATACCACACCTACATCGAACAAACCTACGGCACCAAAGTAGTCACCGCCAGCATCCACATCAACATCGGCATAAGTGACCCCGAAACCCTCATGCGAGCCATCCGCCTCGTCCGCCTCGAAGCCCCCCTTTACCTAGCCCTCAGCGCCTCCTCACCCTTTCTCGACAACCAAGCCACCGGCCACCACTCAACCCGCTGGCAAATGTTCCCCAAAACTCCCACCCACGTCCCCCTCTTTGAAAACCACCCTCACTTCATCCGCTGGACACAAGAACAACTAAACCTCGGCACCATGCAAAACGTCCGCCACCTGTGGTCATCCGTCCGCCCCAACGGAGACAACCGGCCCTACAACCTCAACCGACTCGAACTACGCATCTGCGATCTCGTCACAGATCCCATCGCCCTCCTTGCCATCACAGCCCTCCTAGAAGCCCGCATCTGGCAAACCATCGAAAACCCCAGCCTAGACCCCCTCAACACCAGCCAATATACCCCAGAAGAACTAATTCACCTCACCGACAACAACGAAACCAGCGCCGCCCACCAAAGCCTCGATGCTCAACTGCAACACTGGCAAGACGGCAGAACAATCACAGCAAAAGACTGGATAGAAGAACTCTACGAACAAACCAGGCCGGTCGCCAAAAAACGCGGATTCAGTTGCTTTTTATCCCCAATAAAGAAAATACTCCGCGAAGGAAACACAGCCCAACAATGGCTAAAAATGTATTCCTCACAACAGACCTGTCAAGATATTATTGCTAATAGCATCCAAACTCTAGCGGAACAAGAAACCGAACTCGAAGACAAACTCTGCCAAATGTTAGTCGCCTAA
- a CDS encoding transposase family protein — translation MSAGGGRQPKLSTEEQIILTLVYLRQMTTFQLLGIQLVETFAAVRLY, via the coding sequence ATCTCGGCTGGAGGTGGCCGTCAACCCAAGTTATCTACAGAAGAACAAATAATTTTGACTTTAGTCTATTTAAGACAAATGACCACATTTCAACTTCTTGGTATCCAGTTAGTAGAGACGTTCGCAGCAGTTCGTCTGTACTGA
- the trmL gene encoding tRNA (uridine(34)/cytosine(34)/5-carboxymethylaminomethyluridine(34)-2'-O)-methyltransferase TrmL codes for MPQIVLVHPQIPPNTGNIARTCAATGTPLHLVGPLGFEISDRQLKRAGLDYWPYVKLQYHETLEAFQEYHQKQGGRWVGFSTTGTENYIKFQYQSDDWLLFGSETAGLPPETLKACDSKVYIPMAQKGVRSLNLSVSVAIGLFEAQRQLGYLET; via the coding sequence ATGCCTCAAATCGTTTTAGTACATCCCCAAATCCCCCCAAACACCGGCAATATTGCTCGCACCTGCGCCGCCACCGGCACCCCCTTACACCTCGTCGGGCCGTTAGGATTTGAAATTAGCGACCGCCAACTCAAACGAGCCGGATTAGATTACTGGCCCTACGTTAAACTGCAATATCACGAAACCCTAGAAGCCTTCCAAGAATATCATCAAAAACAAGGAGGTAGATGGGTAGGATTTAGCACCACCGGCACCGAAAATTACATTAAATTTCAATATCAATCTGATGACTGGCTCTTATTTGGCAGCGAAACCGCCGGCCTACCACCAGAAACCTTAAAAGCCTGTGACAGCAAAGTTTATATCCCAATGGCACAAAAAGGCGTCCGTAGCCTCAATCTTTCCGTCAGCGTCGCCATAGGATTATTTGAAGCCCAAAGACAACTAGGATACTTAGAAACATAA
- a CDS encoding DUF6658 family protein codes for MKQITNFVKKLGLSKLLSVVFAGLLLFTTTACNPGTETGARPQNPPVQAGGMNNPHKGGGDGYTNERMSNDIRVNTQGKSAKERAQLPSNNLIASNLGSSSSEQMLYPGSAPSETDKYPQDLGGDRSLLEVPGQSQATAQPVFNRNDGDAQLLERAGAVFKDASQFIKDGVDSESYNPAKQPAVNDNMNLNNTARAKQGMSPAK; via the coding sequence GTGAAACAAATCACCAATTTTGTTAAAAAACTTGGCCTCAGTAAACTGTTAAGCGTTGTGTTTGCCGGCCTGTTGTTGTTTACCACGACTGCTTGTAACCCCGGCACCGAGACAGGCGCACGTCCTCAAAATCCCCCCGTACAAGCCGGTGGCATGAATAACCCCCACAAAGGCGGTGGCGATGGTTACACCAATGAAAGAATGTCGAACGATATCCGCGTTAATACTCAAGGCAAATCAGCCAAAGAACGCGCACAACTGCCTTCTAATAACCTCATAGCTTCTAACCTGGGTTCGAGCAGTTCAGAGCAAATGTTGTATCCTGGTTCTGCACCCTCGGAAACCGATAAATATCCCCAAGATTTAGGCGGCGACCGCAGTCTGCTGGAAGTTCCGGGCCAAAGTCAAGCAACCGCCCAGCCGGTGTTTAATCGCAATGATGGCGATGCCCAACTTTTAGAAAGAGCCGGTGCTGTGTTTAAAGATGCCTCACAGTTTATCAAAGATGGCGTTGACAGCGAATCTTATAACCCCGCCAAACAACCGGCAGTTAATGACAACATGAACTTGAACAATACTGCCAGAGCCAAACAAGGAATGTCGCCGGCCAAATAA
- a CDS encoding peptidoglycan DD-metalloendopeptidase family protein, giving the protein MKRAFPKEVKPVSPKDAEIAAFVSLNASNPGLPKQVDPEGKRVASSKAAMIGLAISMGASSLFLPRQGDRAWAAEPIKASPTATAAVSGGIEAAKAASFGESKISLSQDAAIRLSLPGAENPAHKEQTLLPAATAQGSSQNVAPSFNISASFVPQEADGLAIAPQISLFEPVAGSEAARAKNEGTLSVDLQPKSVSETLNQVETKLTGEVNELFNAKQEVLKATQNVALQELQHKRNRLNNAAAEWGSEEFSSTLKAEQPAPLLNGANELPNLTLPVSDQEQRSAVGQSNFTPTGPALSSRPDAPTFTPARQQVPQRPTQAPTPMAGFGQRPLNEPAATTGTGNVLSEKVVGEVSTESTAAVPDLNQRPEAKKVTLPDLSQTVTIIPQGREAVVIDPVQAAQSAPTYRVSPGDTIDGISKNYGIPQTELVKINQLSDPNTIKVDQKLKLPGADQNGYWQPAVTVRPKAKLTDARAKEETASLGVPMANATLPLSAEPTLPVVSLPSEISNTSDLIADQTATTEQALPLVSETEQLSADSETVVNPYVERLRAEINNIRSKTRSSKGVTSQSQQSNLPGNAASIGPVYPSVLNNPASNETVAPGAINQYLPNRHVNPEFDPNRSTRALQVNLDQPTAGTANQNYQTRQTATAANLEVEPVNASLPTGNRNAEPPLVATAPIGAGSYDQIQPRMVSPELPPLSAPDTYLPKGGAIFTGYIWPAQGALTSGYGWRWGRMHAGIDIAAPVGTPIVASAPGVITYAQWNDGGYGNLVEVTHPDGSITLYAHNDRILVREGQQVEQGQQIAEMGSTGFSTGPHLHFELHPRGRGAIDPIALLPR; this is encoded by the coding sequence TTGAAACGAGCATTTCCCAAAGAGGTTAAGCCTGTTTCTCCCAAAGATGCAGAAATAGCTGCATTCGTCAGCTTGAATGCAAGTAACCCAGGGCTACCCAAACAGGTAGACCCAGAAGGCAAAAGAGTGGCGAGCAGCAAAGCAGCCATGATTGGATTAGCCATTTCAATGGGTGCATCAAGTCTGTTCCTGCCCCGTCAAGGGGATAGAGCCTGGGCAGCAGAGCCGATAAAAGCAAGTCCGACTGCAACGGCAGCAGTCTCAGGAGGCATAGAAGCAGCAAAAGCCGCATCGTTCGGTGAAAGTAAAATTTCTCTGTCACAAGATGCAGCAATAAGGCTGAGTCTGCCAGGAGCAGAGAACCCTGCACACAAAGAGCAAACGCTTTTACCTGCGGCGACTGCTCAAGGATCAAGTCAAAATGTGGCACCTTCTTTCAATATCAGTGCCTCGTTTGTCCCCCAAGAAGCCGACGGGTTAGCAATCGCGCCGCAGATCAGCTTGTTTGAGCCTGTGGCGGGTTCAGAAGCAGCTAGGGCTAAAAACGAGGGGACGCTATCAGTTGACTTGCAGCCCAAATCAGTTAGCGAGACTCTCAACCAAGTAGAGACAAAGCTCACAGGCGAAGTCAACGAATTATTTAACGCCAAGCAAGAAGTTTTAAAAGCGACTCAAAACGTTGCGCTCCAAGAGTTGCAACACAAAAGGAACCGCTTAAACAATGCAGCGGCGGAGTGGGGATCTGAGGAGTTTTCAAGTACGTTAAAAGCAGAACAGCCGGCACCGCTATTGAATGGAGCCAATGAACTGCCAAATTTGACTTTACCAGTAAGTGATCAGGAGCAGCGCTCTGCTGTAGGCCAGTCCAATTTCACCCCAACAGGGCCGGCCCTATCGAGTAGACCCGATGCACCGACATTTACGCCGGCCCGTCAACAAGTACCTCAAAGGCCAACCCAAGCCCCGACACCGATGGCGGGTTTTGGCCAAAGGCCGCTCAACGAACCGGCAGCAACAACGGGCACAGGAAATGTGCTGAGCGAAAAGGTTGTTGGAGAGGTATCAACAGAATCGACAGCAGCAGTACCGGATCTCAACCAAAGACCGGAAGCAAAAAAAGTAACGCTGCCAGATTTATCCCAAACCGTTACTATTATCCCCCAAGGTAGAGAAGCGGTTGTCATCGACCCGGTGCAGGCGGCTCAATCAGCCCCAACCTATCGCGTTAGCCCTGGTGACACAATTGATGGAATTTCCAAAAACTACGGAATTCCTCAAACCGAGTTGGTCAAAATTAACCAGTTAAGCGATCCAAACACCATTAAAGTTGATCAAAAGCTGAAACTACCAGGGGCGGATCAAAATGGATATTGGCAACCAGCGGTAACAGTACGGCCCAAAGCTAAACTGACAGATGCCCGCGCTAAGGAAGAAACCGCCTCTCTGGGAGTGCCGATGGCTAACGCCACGCTACCGCTATCGGCAGAACCGACTCTGCCAGTGGTTTCTCTGCCTTCGGAGATATCTAACACTTCTGACTTGATTGCGGATCAAACAGCGACGACAGAGCAAGCGTTGCCTTTGGTCAGCGAAACAGAGCAACTTTCTGCGGATAGTGAGACTGTTGTTAACCCGTATGTGGAACGCTTGCGGGCTGAAATCAACAATATCCGCTCAAAAACTCGCTCCAGCAAAGGAGTAACGTCTCAATCTCAGCAGAGCAACTTGCCTGGGAACGCCGCCTCAATCGGGCCGGTGTATCCTTCGGTGTTGAACAACCCAGCCAGCAACGAAACGGTTGCTCCTGGGGCGATTAATCAATATTTGCCGAACCGGCACGTTAACCCAGAGTTTGACCCCAACCGCTCTACCAGAGCTTTGCAAGTCAACTTGGATCAGCCAACAGCAGGGACGGCTAACCAAAATTACCAAACTCGTCAAACGGCAACGGCTGCCAATCTGGAAGTGGAGCCGGTCAATGCGTCTCTACCCACCGGCAACCGAAATGCTGAGCCGCCACTGGTAGCTACAGCCCCCATTGGCGCCGGTTCCTACGATCAAATTCAACCCCGGATGGTATCCCCTGAGTTACCGCCCCTGTCGGCACCCGATACTTACCTTCCTAAAGGAGGGGCTATCTTTACCGGCTACATCTGGCCGGCCCAAGGCGCACTGACTTCTGGTTACGGTTGGCGCTGGGGTCGTATGCACGCCGGTATTGACATTGCCGCGCCGGTCGGTACACCCATTGTTGCATCTGCTCCGGGTGTCATTACTTATGCCCAGTGGAACGATGGCGGCTATGGCAATTTGGTTGAGGTCACTCACCCAGATGGCAGCATCACTCTCTATGCTCACAATGATCGCATTTTGGTACGCGAAGGCCAACAAGTAGAGCAAGGTCAGCAAATTGCAGAAATGGGTAGCACCGGCTTCAGCACCGGCCCTCACCTGCACTTTGAACTTCACCCCCGAGGCCGGGGCGCTATTGACCCAATTGCCCTCTTACCTCGCTAG
- a CDS encoding sulfite exporter TauE/SafE family protein, giving the protein MSIFFLGLVSFVAWSISAVAGGGSPIVLIPLTSFLLGTQSVAPTITIGMLIGNCQRILMFWKYINWPVSLWYFPGALVGAVLGAYSLSILDLKWLQLVIGIFLIVTVFSFWVSKKERTFEVKAWQFLPVGFLYAFISGLIGSSGPVMNPLYLNYGLLKEEMIATKSTHVVVVHIAKLIAYGTLGVLSPDALGYGLVIGLAAFPANLLGKFVLHKISEHQFRQTVLAMMALAGVLMVWSQRELLTFW; this is encoded by the coding sequence ATGAGCATCTTTTTTTTGGGGTTGGTTAGCTTTGTGGCTTGGTCAATCAGTGCCGTCGCCGGCGGTGGCAGCCCGATTGTTTTAATTCCGCTGACGAGTTTTCTGTTGGGGACGCAATCGGTAGCGCCAACCATTACCATCGGAATGCTCATCGGCAACTGTCAAAGGATTTTAATGTTTTGGAAATATATCAACTGGCCGGTCAGTCTGTGGTATTTTCCTGGGGCATTGGTAGGAGCAGTTTTAGGTGCGTATAGTTTGAGTATTCTCGATCTCAAATGGCTGCAACTGGTGATCGGAATTTTTTTAATTGTTACAGTTTTTAGCTTTTGGGTGAGTAAAAAAGAACGGACTTTTGAAGTGAAGGCGTGGCAATTTTTACCCGTAGGCTTTTTGTATGCCTTTATTTCCGGGTTGATTGGCAGCAGCGGACCGGTGATGAACCCGCTTTATCTCAACTATGGTTTGCTCAAAGAAGAAATGATTGCCACAAAATCAACTCATGTTGTCGTTGTTCACATCGCCAAACTTATCGCCTACGGTACTTTAGGTGTTTTATCCCCAGATGCTTTAGGCTACGGTTTGGTGATTGGTTTAGCGGCTTTTCCGGCCAATTTGTTAGGTAAATTTGTCCTTCATAAAATTAGTGAACACCAGTTTCGGCAAACTGTCTTGGCGATGATGGCCCTTGCTGGCGTTTTAATGGTGTGGTCGCAGCGAGAATTATTAACTTTTTGGTAA
- a CDS encoding flippase-like domain-containing protein, with amino-acid sequence MRQLLSTIQWPFSRIKPYLRWVILGVTLFFLAKAVKDNWQEVAQVRITEMGWVGLVVGLAVTVIAHLWSAWVWVRILHSFQQPVPVGWGMSVYLKTNIAKYLPGNIWHFYGRIVAVREAGVSGGVAVLSVLIEPVLMAAAAFLVGFTGLILGEVSLLSFWGLGKVFLGLVAGGILAALHPIFLNNLIKFLGRLKKKALGTNNGDVGVFEVKHYPLGLLLGEGGFVLLRGLGFVLAVWAIFPGLDIAKVPVLLAGFSLAWLLGLVVPGAPGGIGIFEATAVVLLSGILGSGTILSAVAFYRLISVLAESLGWALAIILL; translated from the coding sequence TTGCGTCAATTGTTATCGACAATTCAATGGCCCTTTTCCCGAATAAAGCCTTATTTGCGGTGGGTTATTTTAGGGGTGACGTTATTTTTTTTGGCAAAGGCGGTTAAGGATAATTGGCAAGAAGTAGCCCAAGTTCGTATTACTGAGATGGGGTGGGTAGGCTTGGTGGTGGGGTTGGCGGTGACGGTTATCGCGCATTTATGGTCTGCTTGGGTTTGGGTAAGAATTTTGCATTCTTTTCAGCAGCCGGTGCCGGTGGGTTGGGGAATGAGTGTTTATTTAAAAACAAATATTGCTAAGTATTTGCCGGGGAATATTTGGCATTTTTATGGGCGAATTGTGGCGGTACGGGAGGCGGGAGTTTCGGGGGGTGTGGCGGTTTTGAGTGTATTAATTGAGCCGGTTTTGATGGCGGCGGCGGCTTTTTTAGTTGGCTTTACCGGCTTAATTTTGGGAGAGGTTTCTCTGCTGTCTTTTTGGGGTTTGGGGAAAGTTTTTTTGGGTTTGGTGGCTGGGGGAATTTTGGCCGCCCTTCACCCGATTTTTTTAAATAATTTAATCAAGTTTTTAGGGCGGTTAAAGAAAAAGGCTTTAGGAACAAATAACGGAGATGTGGGGGTTTTTGAGGTAAAGCATTATCCGCTGGGGTTGTTGTTGGGAGAAGGGGGTTTTGTGTTGTTGCGGGGGTTGGGTTTTGTTTTGGCGGTTTGGGCAATTTTTCCGGGTTTGGATATTGCTAAAGTGCCGGTGCTTTTGGCGGGTTTTAGTTTGGCTTGGTTGTTGGGTTTAGTGGTGCCGGGGGCGCCGGGAGGCATTGGAATTTTTGAGGCTACGGCGGTGGTATTATTAAGTGGGATTTTGGGCAGCGGGACAATTTTAAGCGCGGTGGCTTTTTACCGGCTGATTAGTGTTTTAGCTGAAAGTTTGGGCTGGGCATTGGCAATTATTTTGCTTTAA
- a CDS encoding glycine zipper domain-containing protein, translating into MTSINDNSQSIGKQEDNLHPITVEIIDNTGNIQKKESSPDQSQPHNNHVVAEAIGAAGGGIAGAAIGKLVGGRLGAAIGAVGGAIAGAAIGDQAAQGIDQTVDNAVHTMKDAVKEVSHQVEGVVDTVKEKVDQADLKSVVSSAKQKIDEADVQGISQSVKHKIDEANVRGVTDSVQHKIEEANVRGVTDSVQHKIEEANVRGVTDSLKNKIDEANVRGVTESVKSKIDEANVRGVTESVKSKIDEANVRGVTESVKSKIDEANVRGVTDTVQHKIDEVNVRGVTDSVQHKINEADVRGVSDTVKDTANDAKDAIANSANRKLGNRPVAPAVPPSSASVKRELNTSKTTMPPTPPTPPTPAVDSMPSIEVVPMPESKVEPTIIEKDLRKRREY; encoded by the coding sequence ATGACTAGCATAAACGACAATTCACAATCAATAGGAAAGCAAGAGGACAATCTGCACCCTATTACTGTTGAAATCATCGACAACACGGGAAATATCCAGAAAAAAGAAAGTTCTCCCGATCAAAGTCAACCACATAATAATCATGTAGTCGCTGAAGCCATCGGTGCGGCTGGTGGCGGCATCGCGGGTGCAGCAATTGGTAAGTTAGTAGGCGGACGCTTGGGTGCGGCGATTGGTGCGGTTGGTGGAGCGATTGCTGGTGCAGCAATTGGCGATCAAGCCGCCCAAGGAATTGACCAGACAGTTGATAACGCCGTCCATACGATGAAAGACGCCGTTAAAGAAGTTAGCCACCAAGTTGAAGGGGTGGTTGATACGGTCAAAGAAAAAGTCGATCAAGCTGACCTCAAATCTGTAGTAAGCTCTGCAAAGCAAAAGATTGATGAAGCGGATGTTCAGGGCATCAGTCAGTCTGTTAAGCATAAAATTGATGAAGCGAATGTTCGCGGTGTAACTGACTCGGTGCAGCATAAAATCGAGGAAGCTAATGTTCGTGGTGTAACTGACTCGGTGCAGCACAAAATCGAGGAAGCTAATGTTCGTGGTGTAACGGATTCGCTTAAGAATAAAATCGATGAAGCCAATGTTCGTGGTGTAACTGAGTCGGTTAAGAGTAAAATCGATGAAGCCAATGTTCGTGGTGTAACTGAGTCGGTTAAGAGTAAAATCGATGAAGCCAATGTTCGTGGTGTAACTGAGTCGGTTAAGAGTAAAATCGATGAAGCCAATGTTCGCGGTGTAACTGATACTGTGCAGCATAAAATCGATGAAGTTAATGTTCGCGGTGTAACTGATTCTGTGCAGCATAAAATCAATGAAGCCGATGTTCGTGGTGTAAGTGATACTGTCAAAGACACTGCTAATGATGCTAAAGATGCGATAGCAAATTCAGCAAATCGGAAATTAGGCAACCGACCTGTTGCACCGGCAGTGCCACCGTCCTCCGCTAGTGTAAAGCGAGAACTGAATACGTCTAAAACGACGATGCCTCCAACTCCTCCGACTCCTCCGACTCCTGCGGTAGACTCGATGCCTAGTATAGAGGTTGTGCCTATGCCTGAGTCGAAAGTTGAACCGACGATCATTGAAAAAGACTTGCGGAAACGCCGCGAATATTAA
- a CDS encoding apolipoprotein A1/A4/E family protein has product MTMKQVFAFVRSLVTKVAIIFVAGLFFFVNIPAASAGLFDFGKTSNEIRPDVPEQVMGNEYKGGMNDYADTDPRRNTTAAGAKAKGLVDSAESHLRNRTGNPAEAVKRAANDAPDAVGKLSDKAEEAGSTVKRNASSFADRAAKGADNLKENAKATAEGSKEVVKDAAGNAKSTVERGTKNAKETANELGDNAKSAARQVGDGVKSKVNSDINNTKSAIDDAASGVKSKVNSDINTTKRNLDKVGNSID; this is encoded by the coding sequence ATGACTATGAAACAAGTTTTTGCATTTGTACGAAGCCTGGTAACAAAAGTGGCCATCATCTTTGTGGCCGGTTTATTTTTCTTTGTAAACATCCCCGCCGCCAGCGCCGGTTTGTTTGACTTTGGCAAAACCTCAAACGAAATTCGCCCGGATGTGCCCGAACAAGTGATGGGCAACGAATATAAAGGCGGTATGAATGACTACGCAGACACCGATCCCAGACGCAATACCACCGCTGCTGGTGCCAAAGCCAAAGGCTTAGTCGATAGCGCCGAAAGCCATCTTCGCAACCGCACCGGCAACCCCGCCGAAGCCGTCAAGCGTGCTGCTAATGATGCACCTGATGCTGTTGGTAAACTCTCAGATAAAGCTGAGGAAGCTGGTTCTACTGTAAAGCGTAACGCTTCTAGCTTTGCAGACCGCGCTGCCAAAGGTGCTGATAATTTGAAAGAAAATGCTAAAGCCACTGCGGAAGGCAGCAAAGAAGTCGTCAAAGATGCAGCCGGTAACGCCAAATCTACTGTTGAGCGTGGTACAAAAAATGCCAAAGAAACCGCCAACGAATTAGGTGATAATGCTAAGTCTGCTGCTCGTCAAGTTGGCGATGGCGTGAAATCGAAAGTCAACAGCGATATCAATAACACAAAAAGCGCCATTGATGATGCTGCCAGTGGTGTGAAATCGAAAGTTAACAGCGATATCAACACCACCAAACGTAATTTGGACAAAGTTGGCAACTCTATCGACTAA